A region of the Perca flavescens isolate YP-PL-M2 chromosome 15, PFLA_1.0, whole genome shotgun sequence genome:
ttgtacaacAAAAGCTCTAATCACCACTGCTTTACACACAGAGGTTCCTGGAATATAAACCCAGTGGAACCAGTGCGTTAGAAAAGCAAGCTGGCCCGTTAATAGAGGCTGTACAGTACTCAACATGACGTGTTAAGGCACAGACAGTGGCATAATGGCTGCTCTGACTAGATTGTTCTTCCTTTTTGTCTGCAACCAGGAAGGAGCAAACCATGCACATCATCACAGTGGTCCtctggaggagagaggagaggaagaggagcaggaggaagaggaggaacacCTGGGCAGGTGGacagagggaagaggaagaCTAGGGGGTTCCTACAGCCGTGCTAACAACAGAGAGCTAACTCAGAATGAAGTAGACCAGGTAAGACGTAGTAcgaattcagatttttttttgtcatgtcatCATGATAATGAAATGCGCGTTTCCTTCTTTGAAGATAATAACATTCGAAAAAACACACTAAACACAAATTTGAGTCTCCCCCATGATGCCTTCTGGTATAACACTTTAGTCCAGATTTAAATATTATACAAAACTACTGGTGGTTGCATTTAAATTTGGTACAGTTTCCAATGAGTATCACAGTCAGGCTGCCATTGTGGCTACAACCCTGTAGTAGACTAGTAAACTTTAAATCAAAAAAGCatcattaaaggaatagtttgacattttgggatcTGAATATGCATGTATGAATGGTAAATATGTAGATTAAGCTAGCAGTtatttagcttagcataaagactagaaacaAGTGGAACCAGAGCTGGCTCTATCCAAAGGGTAAGGGTAAATCCACGCAGgatctctaaagctcactaattaacacatttgtttaatctttaaaataaCTGAAGTGTAAAATAAGGATGTGAGGATAACAATGGGATCGGCCATTACTGTGGGCAGAATGATGTGTCActagaaactgaatttgaatgatttacatttgaaatgtaattGCAATTTGAATTATTGCattaaaaaactgaatttaaacCCAACATTTTTTGAATTTGTATTGTTCAAACCACTGGGGCCTAAGCCATTTTTTTCTCAATAATTGGGCTGCCTCGTCTCCTTGTGTAAATAATGATTGTATAACCTCAACCCTGTAATGCACAATCAAGTTAAGTTTTTTCAGGACAATCTGGGCTATGTCacatgaatgtataaattgCTATATGACTattaaagacaaaagaaaaatccaaactgaaattgaatctcacagaaatgtattgaaatcacacagagaacaataaTGACTTTTGGATTTAGAAAATTGTCCTCCCAAGTCTTGGCAATCAGGGGAAACAAAATTAAATACTGTaattaatacaaatataaaactatTTAGATTTCTTTCCGAGAAGACTATACACTTTTATCTACAAAGTTAGTTGTGCCAACTCCAGTGCATTTCCTGTCTGCTATGACACATCAGGAGGCCAAGTCACAATATTAATAGTTTAAAAACATGTCTGGAGAGAATCTTTTAAACGGCGGGtccattatttattaatttcttcTAAAGGTTTTTATATCATTCTGTTCCATTCTGTATcattaagcccagttcagaccaaagattttttttatttatttattggaatcgtttggaaaatTTGGTTTCCAATCCGATCagcggttccaaatttaacatgcacaGGTTTTGGTTTCAGTAGCAGCCGCCGTGCTTCCAGGCACTTCTGTGTTGCAGtgatggagcacagtaagcggcgctctaaaATGTGACTTTATTTTACGTCGAAAACCCCtcgtaaaactgtaaatcaccattgaatcaaaataaaagtttccTCTTATCTGTGGATTAAACATGTggcccgtttcaactccacatCTTAAATAATTGAAATCAAGAATCGATGAAAATCGGAAtagaaaggaagaatcggaattggaatcagaattgttaaaatcgaaacgatgcccaaccctattgtTGAAAGCATATCaatatccacattcatatttagacaaaacaaatgatatatccagctacaaaaaagcctaaaagtcggaagttcgAATGGAAGTACAACGAagcgttgtcatggagatgataCACTGCCTCAtctcattggtgtgaactggcaggttttagaacgctgcagaccgACACGTTGCAATAAGTTACAGGTTTCAACTCGTCGtgtctttggtctgaactgggctttataATCAAATCcaaacattcacattttggtCGAAGTAAGTATGTTTTAGTGTCAAATTACTGTTTTCCCATAGGATCTTCTGTAGACTGTAAATGTCCGTTCAAAATGTTATGGCAATCCATATAATCATTGAGATAATTCAGTCGAGCCCAAAGTCTTGGATCTACCGACCGACATGGCCATCCCTTGAGCCACACCGCCAGCATGGctaatacaaaacacacactgggAAAGTCAACCAGCTGGTCAAAATTGGCATTAAGTCAAATGCAACTCAACTTCTTTGCCTTCTCTTTAAAGCCATTTTTTAattcctctctctctattttcagacttctctctccctccggGAGTGTTTGAGGCTGTTGGAGGAAAACTTTCCCTTCACAGAAGAACAACAGGTACACACTTGTCTCTTCTCAATCCGTGTATGGTTCGTTCATTCGTTATtcagttttcaaaccaaaacagaaaaaccaaaaaattttatgttttcttcgtttttatgtattaaaaaccagaacacaaaaacacaaaaaccaaaacacaaaaaccatgtgttttttctttggtttttctgttttaaaaaccagaacgaaaaaactgaaaaacacaaaaaacaatattctctttctgtttctaaTGATTATAATAATGGTTGGTCATCTAGGAGATGTGAGCCCGCCCACTATCAGACCCAGTTTCATCTGCTCCTCTGCGCGCCCACTCAGACGCGGTTTTATCTCCCACCTGAGAGcaaagcagaaaatggaaacgTTTATTTTATTTCGGGGAAGCCGACGTCTTGGGTTCAAGGCAGAAGACCTAACATCAGATCCATTTTAAGTGTTGCTGGTTTAATGACACGTTTCGGATCCATTACCACACTTCAGAGTGGACATTCAACAACTTCTAACTATACTTTGGGACTACTAGCTAGTAAAGAGCTCCGAAAAACACGCCTGCTCAACCCGCCATCTTGCCGGAACCCCGCCGGATTTTCTGGGATTTTCCATTTTCCCGTTTTGGTTTTAGAAtgacaaacagaaagagaatatcgtgtgtgtgtttttccgttctggtttttaaaacagaaaaaccaaagaaaaaacacatggtttttgtgttttggtttttgtgttctggtttttaatacataaaaacgaagaaaacataacattttttggtttttctgttttggtttgaaaaccgAATAATGAATGAACGAACCATACACGGATTCTTCTCTTTAGTCCATTCTGTTGTGTCCTTCTGGAGCTTAAACAGTACTCAGCATTATTCTTGCTTTCTTGCCCCTCAGTTACGTGATGTTGGTGGTAGAAGGGAAGACCAGGAGCAACAGCCACAAGGCAGGGAGCCCCTGCTGTCCCATATCATCCCCACTGCTAACCCATCCATGGACCTGGAGCTCCACTGGCAGGACCTGTTGGCTATCATGGAGCCTGAGGTGACTGGGAGAATCAAAGTAGATGACTTTACATTTGGCAAAAGATGAATGTATGAGTAAGCCAAGAAACAATACATTTAGATCTTTTTTTATCCCTCCTCTCCAGAATACAGACGCTGACATACTGACTTCATTTGACCACACCCAGAATTCAAGAGCAGCTGGGACCCTTCAGCCTGTTGGGTCTGAAGCTCTACACCAAAATTGTAACAACCACGAGAACGGCATAACAGAGGCTGATCGGGAAGAAGTTTTAATGGAGACTCCTCTGCAGCACGGTAACTCAGTTCAGAATTTGAAGTTTGTTGTAAGAATTCATGGACAGTATTTCTACACTCTAACAGCTCCTTAAAAATTGATTGGTCATTAAACATTAACAatcttgtttttcttatttcatGAATGTTCCATTAATGACTGCACCAAAGGCTCTGTTGCATCCTACAATTCTTAACATTGTGCAAAAAATTCCCCCTATTTGTCTCTAGGTTTGTTGGAGCCTCCAAGGCAGTCAGAGCTAGAGCCAGCCCTCCTTCCTCTCACCCCCAGTGCAGACTTGGATGACCACAGTTCTGCCTCAAACACAAGGGACACTTTGCAAAACTCTAATGAGAATCCCTCGCACAGTCTTCCAGACCACACACATCTGCTTGCAGAAGATCCTTCAGAAAACATGGGACTAAATGCAGAAGATAACTCTAGTACCTTCAACATAAATCTACTAACACAAGGTCTTGGCGATACCCTGGAAGGCAGTCCGTGTTCACAGAATGCTCCCTCCCCTGAAAACCTTCCTAGCTTTGATGTCAACTTTCATTGGCGGGACTTGACGCCGTCTGGTTTCACCCCATCTCCAGAGGGGAATGGTATGACTCAAGACCGCCTGACATCTCCCTCCAGTGTCTTTCTGGttgacgaagaggaggatggtGATGGTGAAGATGGCCTCCTTAGCCCACTTATTGACCTCTTAGAGGATGCTGCCATCTTGGATGAGATGAGATTGTTGGACCTGGCTCTGGAGGAAGGATTCAGTCCTGAGATGGCAGCCAAGCTGGAAGAGGAGGGCTTCCTTGACCGTGAAATATCCCAACAGGAAACCGGCAGAGATGATGACGACTCAGGCTCTAGCATGGCAGTCCCAGAAGATGAGGGTCAACCAAGAAGACCTCAGCAAGGTAATTAAATGGGGAggctatagagctcaacagtgactgCCCACTTTTTTTATAACGGCTCTGGTTCCCGCAAGTGGTTCTCCCCATTCAATATCTCCATTGACGTTTAATTAAATGCtaatataaagagttttaatcCTGGAACgaagccaaccagctacgagatgaatcgtgaccataaaacatttgatttggtgcaaaagaacattttgaaaacgtcAAAAAAGGCAACGGTACAAGATTGTGTACAGGAACTGtcatagacttcaatggtagaAGCACGCTTTAGCCGTTCGCGGGTGCGGTAAACATTCCCATGGTAacgagttccaccaatcagagacgtcgctgttacgcttaggattgtgaGTAGTATAGTAATTCTCCATAGGATcgcaaattaaacatgtttttcttaaaacaaggttgatttcatatgGACTTCTAGCTtttacaggagcagaaactttcgTTTCACAACCTCGTAGCTCGTGGTCAGTctgtggtttagacattatggctaataatcaaaatccttttggagaaaaaaagaatgggTTAATTTCttccggaaccacactgttgagctctatagacATTGTTCTATACTTACTCAAGTATTTAGACCTACTATAAAACTGTAGAACTtacttacttttcttttttcctcctcctaGACATCAAGGAGGAGACAGACTCCGACTCtggtctttctctttctctcagccACAGCCCTACTTCTCCATGTGCTTCTGAGGCCTCCTCTTACTCCTCTTCCTcaacctcttcttcttcttgtgggTCAGCTGTGGAAAGTCCCTTCTCTCAAGATGAGGATGAAGAGACGGAGGAAATGTTTTTCGGTTCAGATATGGAAGTGGAGGTGACCATAAAGCAGGAGGATTTGGAAGAAGAGGAGATGGGGGCAGTAGGAGGAGGCTACCCTGAAGATTTTGGGAAACCCTTCCCTCCCAACTATGGGGATCACAAGCTGTATAACGGCTCCCCTTGGCT
Encoded here:
- the nfe2l1a gene encoding endoplasmic reticulum membrane sensor NFE2L1a — its product is MLYLKKYFTEGLIQMAILLSLVGVWVDVGLEPYMTQEMILGPTSALTQTQFHNLRNRLEDGQDLHPKSVDLDRFFTSRRLLGWVRSLDRLQVPHAQLETWLAQREPDPLPMACPDQSSPLERAPAGVERDRTAPPVESRAALGTMQEEKEEGDKEEGANHAHHHSGPLEERGEEEEQEEEEEHLGRWTEGRGRLGGSYSRANNRELTQNEVDQTSLSLRECLRLLEENFPFTEEQQLRDVGGRREDQEQQPQGREPLLSHIIPTANPSMDLELHWQDLLAIMEPENTDADILTSFDHTQNSRAAGTLQPVGSEALHQNCNNHENGITEADREEVLMETPLQHGLLEPPRQSELEPALLPLTPSADLDDHSSASNTRDTLQNSNENPSHSLPDHTHLLAEDPSENMGLNAEDNSSTFNINLLTQGLGDTLEGSPCSQNAPSPENLPSFDVNFHWRDLTPSGFTPSPEGNGMTQDRLTSPSSVFLVDEEEDGDGEDGLLSPLIDLLEDAAILDEMRLLDLALEEGFSPEMAAKLEEEGFLDREISQQETGRDDDDSGSSMAVPEDEGQPRRPQQDIKEETDSDSGLSLSLSHSPTSPCASEASSYSSSSTSSSSCGSAVESPFSQDEDEETEEMFFGSDMEVEVTIKQEDLEEEEMGAVGGGYPEDFGKPFPPNYGDHKLYNGSPWLEHIGHDHTYNQPLPPASSPSLGKMPTKHTKCSSRHDNVKPYHRSSSRHISETKMWSRDERRARAGKIPFSNELIVNLPVDEFNDLLANYHLSEEQLILVRDIRRRGKNKIAAQNCRKRKLDVLLELKDNVSGLRRYRSRLLREKQEALRNLQEMKRRLGTLYQDVFSTLRDEEGMPLNAMEYLLHFESDGSVTVASRQQGAALPLRNKSKKQKDKKK